The genomic stretch ACGAATGGGTCGGCGATCCGCTACCGAAGGGAGTACGAGGCCTGGTACGCGGGGCTCGAGGTCGGGGCCGGGTTCGAGTGGTTCTGGACCCGGCGCGTGAGCCTCGGGGCTTACTACGGGATCTCCGGAATGTACGGCGAATTCGATCGGGAAGAGTTCTATCGGAGCAGCCAGTACGCACCGCCGGCCGAGGTCGATTACCTGGACAGCGGACGGGTCTTCTCCGTCCGTACCCGGGGATCGTTCTTCAAGGTCGCCGCCTACTTCTGATGGCGGGCTCCATCATCCAGTCCGAGGACCGGCTCGCCGAGATCGTCCGGGCGGTCCGTTCCGTGGCCGTGATCGGGATCAAGGACGGGACGGATCCGGACGCCCCGGCCTTCGCCATCCCCGGACTGCTCCGCGCCCGCGGAATCCGGGTCCTCGGGGTGAATCCCAAGATCCGCGAGTTCCACAGAGAGCCGGTCGTTCCGGCGATCGCGTCCGTTCCGGACCGCGTCGACGTGGTGCAGATCTTCCGGCGCTCGGAGAACGTGCCGGCGCACGCGGACGAGATCCTGGCCCTCCCGCCCGAGAGGCGACCCTCGGTCGTCTGG from Candidatus Eisenbacteria bacterium encodes the following:
- a CDS encoding CoA-binding protein translates to MAGSIIQSEDRLAEIVRAVRSVAVIGIKDGTDPDAPAFAIPGLLRARGIRVLGVNPKIREFHREPVVPAIASVPDRVDVVQIFRRSENVPAHADEILALPPERRPSVVWMQTGIRNDAAARRLTEAGIDVVMDRCLGVYAVRYRRGGASPGTDAPAAPSRPPE